The genomic interval TTAGATGGATGGTTAGCGGACTCTGCTTGGAGTTATGGCGTAGGCAATATTTCTGAAGAAGCTACGAGACTATTAGAAGTTACTGAAGAATCTCTTTATATAGGGATTGATCAGGCGGTAATAGGGAATAGGATAGGAGATATTTCTCATGCTGTACAAACTTATGTAGAAAAAGAAGGCTATTCTGTAGTTAGGGATTTTGTGGGCCATGGAATTGGCACCAATATTCACGAAGATCCTCAAGTGCCTCACTTTGGTTCACCAGGTAGGGGGCAAAGGCTATTAGAAGGTATGGTTATTACTATTGAACCTATGGTGAACATTGGTTCTTATAGAATAAAGATGGATAACAATGGCTGGACAGCAAGAACTATGGATGGAGAATTATCTGCCCAATACGAGCATACTCTAGCTATAACTAAAGATGGTCCTTTAATATTGACAAAACAATAATAAAACCCCTAATTTCATAGGGGTTTTATTCTAGCCATTTTAAATATTTATTTTCTAATAAAGCTATTAATTTATACATTAATGCAGAGATTATAGCTAAAATAAATACACTCATCATGACTAAATCTAATTTAAACACTTGGCCACCATAGACGATTAAATATCCTATTCCGGCCTTAGATACTAAAAATTCACCTACTATAACTCCAACCCAAGAGAGGCCAATATTTACTTTTAAAGTACTAATTATAGCTGGTACACTATAAGGTAGGACTACCTTTCTTAGTATTTGAAATTTAGTAGCGCCGAAAGTTTCAAGTAGTCGAACTTTATCTTCATCTACACTAATGAAACTTATATAAACGTTCATTATAGTAATAACTATACTAATAGAGATTGCAGTTACAATAATACCTGAATAACCAGCACCTACCCATAATATAATAATAGGAGCTAGGGCTGTCTTGGGTAGACTGTTTAATACTACTAAATAAGGGTCTAATACCTTTGCCCAAAAATCAGACCACCAAAGACCTATAGCTATTAAAACCCCTAATAAGGTGCCAGCCAAAAAACCAATTATGGTTTCAAAAACGGAAATACCTACATGATAATGCAAATTTCCGTCCTTGGAGTAACTAATAAAAAGTTTCCAAATTTCCGATGGATAACTAGTTAAAAAAGAGTCTATCCAACTAAATCTAGCAGCTAATTCCCATAGTCCTAAGATGAAAACAAATATAATAATTTGAGTTATGAAAACTACTTTTTTTCGTCTTTTAACTCTTTTTATATACTCCTTATGTTCTTGCGACTTTTCATTAGACATAATTTTCAGCCCCTTTCATAAAACTAGGACGTTTACAAAAAGTTATTTGTATATACTTCATAGTATTCATGGGAAAGGTTATTGGTGAAAATTAATGGTATAGATATATCTATAGGGTATATGGTATAATGAGATTAGTTAGGAAAGTACTTCTTTTATAAGGGGATTATTATGATTTTAGGATGTTTAATTACTATTTTAGCATTTGTATTTATATTGGTTATGTTAATTATAACTGGTACAATAATAACCATAGGCTTTTTATTTAAACTTTTATTACCTTTTATTTTAATATTAATGGGTATATACTTACTTTCTAACAACCTACTATAGCTTTTTTATCATAATATAATTAAGTAAGTATTTCTGTTTTTAAATATGTTATAGGCTTTATTGAAATATTAATGAACAAATAATATCGGCATCTAGGTAATGTACTGTCCAGAGTTTAGCCTATGAAGACACATAGGAGATATAGTGTTAGCTATGTTCTAGGAAGCAAGAAGCGACCACTTCTATAAGAATTTTCGCCTACTGTGAGGCTATGGGCCCTTCTTTGAACTGATTGGATAACAAGATTTTTTATTTGTTTTTATCATTTTTAAGTCTCCTATATATTATAACTAAGCTTTTCTTAAAGCTATAAGATCAATATTACCATTTAATAGGCCCTTATAAACCACTTCTCCTCTTTTTATAGGGGCTGAAACTTCAATAGAATTGAAAGAATTTAAAACCTCTTTAATTTTATTATTAGGAATAGGTTCACTAGTTTTTACTGGTAATCGACTAATATGGGATTTTTTTATTTTAATAGTTCCAGTAATAACTCTATTAGGTTCAGTCATTTCTTTTATAGCATATTCTTTTCCCCTTCTACAGCTATGTCCTTTAACAGAATATCCAGAAGGTATGCTATCATCTTTTTTTATTGTTAATTCACAGCCTATAGGACAACATATACAAGTTTTTTGAATTTCATTCATAGTTTACCTCCATTGCAAAAATAATAGATTTTTTATAACAATTATATAATATCATAAAACAAAGATATTTATAATTATCTAAATATTTGTAGGGTATGAATAATATGAAAATAGTAAAAAATAATAAGGCTTTCAAAATATATGGAGGGATATTGTGACGAAAGTAAGGAGTATTAAAAAAATATTTCTAGGTGAAAAGGTTATTGAAGGGGCAGGGGTTAGTATACGCAGAATTTTTGGACATAAAGACGTAACTAATTTAGATCCATTTTTACTATTAGATTTTTTTAATTCTAAAGACCCTAAGGACTATGTAAAAGGATTTCCTTGGCACCCTCATAGGGGAATAGAAACAGTAACCTATCTAATTGAAGGAGAAATAGAGCATGAGGATAGTTTAGGAAATACAGGAGTAATAAAAAGCGGAGATTGTCAATGGATGACAGCAGGAAATGGTATAATACATCAAGAAATGCCAAAGGAAAGCCCTAATATGTTAGGGATTCAGCTTTGGATAAATTTATCATCAAATAATA from Tissierellales bacterium carries:
- the map gene encoding type I methionyl aminopeptidase, whose amino-acid sequence is MIILKTPEEIEMMKKSGEILANCHKEIAKIIKPGISTYDIEEFVEEFLKAHNATPEQKGYQGYKYATCTSVNDEICHGFPRKELLKDGDIVTVDMVVNLDGWLADSAWSYGVGNISEEATRLLEVTEESLYIGIDQAVIGNRIGDISHAVQTYVEKEGYSVVRDFVGHGIGTNIHEDPQVPHFGSPGRGQRLLEGMVITIEPMVNIGSYRIKMDNNGWTARTMDGELSAQYEHTLAITKDGPLILTKQ
- a CDS encoding ABC transporter permease, which translates into the protein MSNEKSQEHKEYIKRVKRRKKVVFITQIIIFVFILGLWELAARFSWIDSFLTSYPSEIWKLFISYSKDGNLHYHVGISVFETIIGFLAGTLLGVLIAIGLWWSDFWAKVLDPYLVVLNSLPKTALAPIIILWVGAGYSGIIVTAISISIVITIMNVYISFISVDEDKVRLLETFGATKFQILRKVVLPYSVPAIISTLKVNIGLSWVGVIVGEFLVSKAGIGYLIVYGGQVFKLDLVMMSVFILAIISALMYKLIALLENKYLKWLE
- a CDS encoding DUF1667 domain-containing protein, with product MNEIQKTCICCPIGCELTIKKDDSIPSGYSVKGHSCRRGKEYAIKEMTEPNRVITGTIKIKKSHISRLPVKTSEPIPNNKIKEVLNSFNSIEVSAPIKRGEVVYKGLLNGNIDLIALRKA
- a CDS encoding pirin family protein, whose translation is MTKVRSIKKIFLGEKVIEGAGVSIRRIFGHKDVTNLDPFLLLDFFNSKDPKDYVKGFPWHPHRGIETVTYLIEGEIEHEDSLGNTGVIKSGDCQWMTAGNGIIHQEMPKESPNMLGIQLWINLSSNNKMIEPKYEDINSKNIPKVEEDDGTIRVIAGEYKNTSGPGKGTS